The genomic segment GACTTCCTTGGTAAAGCTGATTGTCGAGGTGATTGAGCCGGATTATGGCATGATTTTAGACCCAGCCTGTGGTGCTGGGGGGATGTTCGTGCAGAGTGCGGTGCGGATTCGCAATAAATTAAACCAAGACCCGAATAAGGTGATTAGTGTCTACGGGCAGGAGAAGGTAGACGGAACGGTGAAACTCTGTCAGATGAACCTGGCAGTACACGGGGTTTCGGGTTTACGCAATATCCGGCAGGGCAACACCTATTACGAAGATATTCACAACAGCGCCACTTATGACAAAGATGCTCAAGACAGCATCGGGGCGTTTGACTTTGTGATGGCGAATCCGCCATTTAATGTGAATGGGGTGGATCGGGAGAAGATAAAAGGCGACCCTCACTATCCCTTTGGCGTTCCTTCAACAGACAATGCGAATTATCTCTGGATTCAGTTATTCTACAGTGCTTTAAATCAGAACGGACGGGCGGGGTTTGTCATGGCAAACTCGGCATCGGATGCGCGGGGTTCTGAGTTGGAGATTCGCCGCCAGTTGATTGAAAAGGGGGCGGTGGATGTGATGATTGCGATCGGGTCTAATTTCTTCTACACGGTGACGCTGCCCTGTACGCTGTGGTTTTTGGACAGGGGGAAGGTGAAGACACCTCGCAAGGAGAAGGTGTTATTTATTGATGCGCGGCATATTTATCGTCAGGTTGACCGCGCCCATCGGGATTTTAGCGAACAACAGGTTGAGTTTATTGCCAATATTGTGCGGCTGTACCGAGGGGAAGCGGTAGAGGTGACGGGTGCTGAGTCCAAAATGTTGGCTGAGACGTTCCCAGAGGGGGCTTATCGGGATGTCGCAGGGTTGTGCAAAGTGGCGACGTTGGCTGAGATTGAGGCACAGGGATGGAGTCTCAATCCTGGGCGTTATGTGGGGGTAGCCCAACGCAAGGAAGCGGAGGATTTTGATTTTGCCGAACGGTTGGAAGAGTTGAATGAGGAGTTGGAAATCCTTAATGTTGAGGCAAGGGAATTGGAGGAGAGGATTGCTGAGAATGTGGCGCAGTTATTGAACTTGTAGGAGTGACCATGAATATTAGTTTAAAACCAGAACACGAACAATTCATTCAGTCTCAAGTGGCGAGTGGGAGATTTGCTAATCAGGAGGAAGTGATTGATATCGCTTTTCGCTTGTTAGAAAAGCTTTATGGTGAGTATGAACAATGGATAGAAGAAACGCGGAACAAGATTGATATAGGGATTGCAGAACTTGACCGAGGGGAAGGATTAGATGGGGAAACTGTCGTCGCGGGGATTTTAGAGAGATTTAAAAAAGCACGTCAAGAGCAAGAATGAGTCGTTATCTGATTTCACCTTCTGCGAGTCGGGATTTGAATGCTATTGCTGACTATTTCTTGACTAGGAATGTAGACGCTGGAGAGAGGTTATTTCATGAGTTCACTAAAAAGTGCCAGTACATAGCACAATTTCCCAACTTAGGTAAAAGTTACAGTTATCTTCGACCTTCCTTACGGGGGTTGCCTTTAGATGGATACATTATTTTCTATCGAGTTGTTGAAGATGGGGTTGAAATTGTGCGGGTGGTGAGTGGTCGTCAAGATTTAGAATCCTTGTTTTCTGAGTCGGATGATGGATGAGGCAAAGGAATGAGTGAAACTAAACAATTACCAGTCGCAATTCCCAAGGAAGAAATAGAGCAATTTTGTCAGCGTCACCATATCCGCAAACTGTCTTTATTTGGTTCGGTGTTAAGGGATGATTTTACACCGGAGAGCGATATTGATTTTTTAGTAGAGTTTGAGCCGAGAAAAACTCCGGGTTTCTTTAAGATTGTCAGTATGGAAATGGAACTTTCTGAACTGTTAGAGGGGAGAAAGATAGATTTAAGAACTCCTAATGAGTTGAGTATTTATTTTCGAGACAGAGTGATGGATGAGGCTGTGGTGCAGTATGACAGCAATTGATGATTTAACTCGCTTGATGCAAAAACATAAAAAAGACGGTTGGCGCAAAGTCAAACTAAAAGAAGTCTGCCGTGAAATTACAGTTGGTCATGTAGGATCGATGGCAAAAGAATATGTTGATGAAGGTATTCCTTTCTTACGTTCTCAGAATATCTTGCCATTTAGCCTTGAATTATCCTCGGTTAAGTACGTTACACCTGAGTTTCACGGCAAGCTGAGGAAGTCAGCCTTGTCACCAGGAGACGTTGCAGTTGTAAGAACAGGCTATCCTGGCACCGCTTGTGTTATTCCCTCTAAGCTTTCTATATCTAACTGTGCAGACTTAGTTATTATTCGCCCATCAGAAGAAGTTAATGCGAAATATCTTACTTGCGTTTTTAATTCAACTTGGGGACAAGGGACAATAGCAGGAACCTTAGTCGGAGTAGCGCAGCAGCATTTCAATGTTAGTGCTGCAAAGGAGATGGAAGTCAATCTTCCACCTCGCCAAACTCAAGACAAAATTGCAGCGATTATTTACAACTATAACGACCTAATCGAGAACAACACGAGGCGGATAGAGATACTGGAAGAGATGGCGCGATCGCTCTACCGCCAGTGGTTCGTCAACTTCCGCTTTCCTGGACATGAACAGGTGAAGATGGTTGATTCAGAATTTGGGCTGATTCCTGAAGGTTGGGAGGTAACATCTATAGGAAATCATATTAATACTCAAAAGGGTTATGCCTTTAAAAGTATTTGGTATCAAGAAGAAGGGATAAAGATTGTTAAAGTTTCAGATTTTACTAATGATTCTATAGATATTAGTAAATTAGTCAGTATTTCTGAAGAAATAGCAGGGCAATATAAAAAGCATGAACTTGAGGCTAATGACATTATTATTCAAACTGTGGGTTCCTGGGCTTCAAATCCTCAATCTGTAGTTGGCAAAGTAATTAGAGCTCCTAAAATTGCGGCGAAAGCATTGCTTAATCAAAACGCTGTAAAGGTAATTCCAAAAGAATCAATTAATCAAGTTTTCCTTTTTTATAGCCTTAAAAATGAACGGTTCAAAAGTTATATAATTGGCTGCGCTCAAGGTGCTGCTAGCCAAGCCAGTATTACTCTTGATGCCATTAGAGAATTTGAGGTTTTACTACCGCCCATTAGTTTGCTCAATTCTTTTGATAGTTTTGTTCAACCCGTGTGGGCTTTAATAAATAATTTAGAGGAGAAAAAAAATAATCTTCGTTACACTCGTGACTATCTACTACCCAAAATCATCTCAGGTGAGATTGACCTAGAAAAATTTGAAAAAAATTTGGAAGGAGTAGCATAATGCAGATATCAGGAATAACAATTTCCCAGTTAGCACTAATTATAACTGGGGATAGCAATATTTCACCTTACAGAAGTCGTTACCAACTTATAGACTTTTTTCAGGAAATTGATTCAGATAATGCTGATAGAGAACATTTATCTAGACGTGAATATACCGAGTGCAAAATAAAAGAAGCCAATGGAACTTCTAATTTACCTATAGTTTTTCGTAATGCTTTAGACCCCAGAAACTTTTTAGAAACAACGTTTGAACTTGAAGAAGTTGTAAAAAAGCTAAATGTTTTTTTAGAATATGACAAATATAAAATTGTAAAAATAGGCGAATTCTACGAAGTCAAGGATAACCGAGGTATGGCTGTTGAGCTTGAATTACCATTTGAAGGCTCAACAGAAATAAGCCACGTTTTCATTGAAGAGCAAATCCAGAAATGTGAGCGAAAAATTAGAGAAGGTGATTTTGACGGTGCTATTACAAATGCTCGTTCATTGTTAGAAGCAGTCTTGCTATATGTAGAAAAGAAATTAAGTCAATCTCCTCCTGAGTATGATGGCAAATTACCTAAGCTATATACTCGTGTACAAGAATTACTCAACCTTGAACCATCAAGAAAAGACATTTCTCAAGCTTTAATTCAGATGCTTCAAGGTTTAACTAGCGTTGTTTCAGGTTTAGCTGGAGTAAGTAATATGATGGCTGATAGACACGCTAGAAAATATAAGCCAGCAAAACATCACGCTGTTGTATCTGTGAATGCTTCAAAAACAGTAGCAGATTTTATTTTTGAAACTTTCTCCTATCAATTGAGTAAGGGAAGTATTGGTCTTCAGACTAGTCAGACAATATCAGCAGATGAGGCAGCAGATCCAGGAATATCTAAATCATGACCCCACCTCACCCCGACTCAGAAGAAGCCCTAGAACTCGAAACCATCGCCCTATTTGAACAACTCGGCTACACCACCGCCAACTGCTACAACGAATGGAATAGCGGCACCAGCACATTAGGGCGAGAAACCAGAAGCGACGTAGTGCTAATCTCCAAACTGCGCCCAGCCCTCGAAAAACTCAACCCCCACCTCCCCAACCAAGCCATCACCCTCGCCATTGAAGAACTCACCCGCGACAGAAGCGCCCTCACCCTCGCCAGCGCCAACCGGGAAATTTACGATCGCCTC from the Allocoleopsis franciscana PCC 7113 genome contains:
- a CDS encoding ribbon-helix-helix domain-containing protein; this translates as MNISLKPEHEQFIQSQVASGRFANQEEVIDIAFRLLEKLYGEYEQWIEETRNKIDIGIAELDRGEGLDGETVVAGILERFKKARQEQE
- a CDS encoding restriction endonuclease subunit S, coding for MTAIDDLTRLMQKHKKDGWRKVKLKEVCREITVGHVGSMAKEYVDEGIPFLRSQNILPFSLELSSVKYVTPEFHGKLRKSALSPGDVAVVRTGYPGTACVIPSKLSISNCADLVIIRPSEEVNAKYLTCVFNSTWGQGTIAGTLVGVAQQHFNVSAAKEMEVNLPPRQTQDKIAAIIYNYNDLIENNTRRIEILEEMARSLYRQWFVNFRFPGHEQVKMVDSEFGLIPEGWEVTSIGNHINTQKGYAFKSIWYQEEGIKIVKVSDFTNDSIDISKLVSISEEIAGQYKKHELEANDIIIQTVGSWASNPQSVVGKVIRAPKIAAKALLNQNAVKVIPKESINQVFLFYSLKNERFKSYIIGCAQGAASQASITLDAIREFEVLLPPISLLNSFDSFVQPVWALINNLEEKKNNLRYTRDYLLPKIISGEIDLEKFEKNLEGVA
- a CDS encoding nucleotidyltransferase family protein, giving the protein MSETKQLPVAIPKEEIEQFCQRHHIRKLSLFGSVLRDDFTPESDIDFLVEFEPRKTPGFFKIVSMEMELSELLEGRKIDLRTPNELSIYFRDRVMDEAVVQYDSN
- a CDS encoding type II toxin-antitoxin system RelE/ParE family toxin, whose product is MSRYLISPSASRDLNAIADYFLTRNVDAGERLFHEFTKKCQYIAQFPNLGKSYSYLRPSLRGLPLDGYIIFYRVVEDGVEIVRVVSGRQDLESLFSESDDG
- a CDS encoding type I restriction-modification system subunit M; the encoded protein is MPANYTEIEKRLWEAADELRANSKLKPSEYSVPVLGLIFLLYADYKFALVEQEIAAGRMSRRRTVGKTDYQAKGALFLPETARFDYLLNLPEAEDIGGAINAAMKAIADENEELGGALPRNYNSLEKPILRELLKIVNRISREGITEDAFGEIYQYFLGNFAQKEGQKGGEFFTPTSLVKLIVEVIEPDYGMILDPACGAGGMFVQSAVRIRNKLNQDPNKVISVYGQEKVDGTVKLCQMNLAVHGVSGLRNIRQGNTYYEDIHNSATYDKDAQDSIGAFDFVMANPPFNVNGVDREKIKGDPHYPFGVPSTDNANYLWIQLFYSALNQNGRAGFVMANSASDARGSELEIRRQLIEKGAVDVMIAIGSNFFYTVTLPCTLWFLDRGKVKTPRKEKVLFIDARHIYRQVDRAHRDFSEQQVEFIANIVRLYRGEAVEVTGAESKMLAETFPEGAYRDVAGLCKVATLAEIEAQGWSLNPGRYVGVAQRKEAEDFDFAERLEELNEELEILNVEARELEERIAENVAQLLNL
- a CDS encoding abortive infection family protein; this translates as MQISGITISQLALIITGDSNISPYRSRYQLIDFFQEIDSDNADREHLSRREYTECKIKEANGTSNLPIVFRNALDPRNFLETTFELEEVVKKLNVFLEYDKYKIVKIGEFYEVKDNRGMAVELELPFEGSTEISHVFIEEQIQKCERKIREGDFDGAITNARSLLEAVLLYVEKKLSQSPPEYDGKLPKLYTRVQELLNLEPSRKDISQALIQMLQGLTSVVSGLAGVSNMMADRHARKYKPAKHHAVVSVNASKTVADFIFETFSYQLSKGSIGLQTSQTISADEAADPGISKS